The following coding sequences lie in one Candidatus Eremiobacterota bacterium genomic window:
- a CDS encoding leucyl aminopeptidase, translating to MQVHVTADEPLSVSAGTLVVPFFSGTPLEGSAKAVDERLGGVIADALASGDVRGKLGDRVLVYAKDQPYRRVLAISLGDRATFEPYLLARYAGSAVRYLGRRNVEKIAIVLPPQAHERPAESASFVAEGAIAGSFDTTLYQGHPERKLATSDVVISTHDFDAAAIERGIAHGTALGEAINLARRLAVTPANDMTPTRMAEEATKVAQAIGLEVDVLDEERARSEGMGSFLSVAQGSSQPPKFIVMRYNGDPSSKELLALVGKGITFDTGGISIKPAEKMEDMKYDMSGGAGVIAALSALGTLKPKLNVVGIVPATENMPGGKATKPGDIVTAMNGKTIEVINTDAEGRLILADALCYANKLGATRIVDAATLTGACVIALGHAASAAITNNDAFGAEFLAAAKATGERYWNMPYFEEYSNAMKSDIADLKNTGGRPAGTLTAAAFLREFVGETPWIHLDIAGTAYLDTEFPWQAKGPTGTPVRAFVALAEALAGSSVANGESRDEKSGSDGGSANGRGAELTV from the coding sequence ATGCAAGTTCATGTCACGGCTGACGAGCCACTGAGCGTCAGCGCCGGAACGCTTGTCGTCCCCTTCTTCTCCGGCACCCCGCTCGAAGGCTCCGCGAAAGCCGTCGACGAGCGCCTCGGCGGCGTTATCGCCGATGCGCTAGCGTCGGGCGACGTGCGCGGAAAACTCGGCGATCGCGTTCTGGTCTATGCAAAAGATCAGCCGTATCGGCGCGTGCTCGCCATTTCACTCGGCGATCGCGCGACCTTTGAACCGTATCTCCTTGCGCGATACGCCGGAAGCGCGGTTCGATATCTCGGGCGACGCAACGTCGAGAAAATTGCGATTGTGCTTCCCCCCCAAGCGCACGAACGTCCCGCCGAGTCGGCCTCGTTCGTCGCCGAAGGCGCCATCGCGGGAAGCTTCGACACAACCCTCTATCAAGGTCATCCCGAGCGAAAGCTGGCGACGAGCGACGTTGTGATCTCCACGCACGACTTCGACGCGGCCGCTATCGAACGTGGCATCGCGCACGGCACCGCCCTCGGCGAAGCGATTAATTTGGCACGACGGCTCGCGGTGACGCCCGCCAACGATATGACTCCAACGCGTATGGCCGAGGAAGCGACGAAGGTCGCGCAGGCGATTGGGCTCGAGGTCGACGTACTCGACGAAGAACGCGCGCGCAGCGAGGGCATGGGATCCTTTCTCTCGGTCGCGCAAGGCAGCAGTCAGCCGCCGAAGTTCATCGTTATGCGTTACAACGGCGATCCTTCCAGCAAAGAACTGCTCGCGCTCGTCGGCAAGGGCATCACCTTCGACACGGGCGGCATCTCCATCAAGCCGGCCGAGAAGATGGAAGATATGAAATACGACATGTCGGGCGGAGCGGGCGTCATCGCTGCATTGAGCGCACTGGGTACGCTCAAGCCCAAGCTCAATGTCGTCGGCATCGTTCCAGCCACCGAAAACATGCCCGGCGGCAAGGCCACCAAGCCCGGCGACATCGTTACGGCGATGAACGGCAAGACGATCGAGGTGATCAACACCGACGCGGAAGGCCGCCTCATTCTTGCCGATGCGCTCTGTTACGCAAATAAGCTCGGCGCGACGAGAATCGTCGACGCAGCGACGCTTACCGGCGCTTGCGTGATCGCGCTCGGACACGCTGCATCCGCGGCGATAACCAATAACGATGCTTTCGGCGCAGAGTTCCTCGCCGCCGCAAAAGCGACCGGCGAGCGCTATTGGAATATGCCGTACTTCGAAGAGTATAGCAATGCGATGAAGAGCGACATTGCCGATTTGAAGAACACCGGCGGTCGCCCCGCGGGCACGCTCACGGCCGCGGCGTTCTTGCGCGAGTTCGTCGGCGAAACACCCTGGATTCACCTCGACATCGCCGGCACCGCCTATCTCGACACCGAGTTTCCCTGGCAAGCGAAAGGGCCGACCGGTACACCGGTACGCGCATTCGTGGCCCTCGCCGAGGCCCTCGCCGGCTCATCCGTGGCGAACGGAGAGAGTCGCGATGAAAAGAGCGGCAGCGATGGAGGATCTGCGAACGGGCGAGGGGCTGAGTTGACGGTGTGA
- a CDS encoding phosphoribosylformylglycinamidine cyclo-ligase — protein sequence MQKAGAPDRYAEAGVNVAAGNEAVARYRAVLSEWRHPAQLDAIGGFAGLFSLPGDDDRALVASTDGVGTKLLIAAELERYGGVGRDLVNHCINDILVCNATPLFFLDYLAVGKLDPAIAAEIVRGCAEACRAHNCALLGGETAEMPGLYSAGHFDLAGTIVGIVPKNEIPDIANVVPGDAIVGLPAVGLHTNGYSLARALIGQAEWGVRFHDGTYADALLAEHPSYYRAVRAIEAVAAVKAMAHITGGGLLENVARTLPAGVKAVFEQQRWSVPPLMHELVRRGGLAFAERYRVLNMGIGYTLIVPLADASAALSAVSEAKIVGWIEARTGDELPVVIHPARDHA from the coding sequence GTGCAAAAAGCGGGCGCTCCCGACCGCTACGCCGAGGCCGGCGTGAATGTGGCTGCGGGCAACGAAGCCGTCGCGCGCTATCGCGCCGTGCTTTCAGAGTGGCGCCATCCCGCGCAACTCGATGCCATCGGCGGTTTTGCCGGCCTTTTCAGCCTTCCGGGTGACGACGACCGCGCGCTCGTGGCTTCGACCGACGGCGTCGGCACGAAACTCCTCATCGCTGCTGAACTCGAGCGTTACGGTGGCGTGGGCCGCGACCTGGTCAATCATTGCATCAACGACATTCTCGTCTGCAACGCGACGCCGCTCTTCTTTTTAGATTATCTTGCGGTCGGCAAGCTCGATCCGGCGATCGCCGCCGAAATCGTGCGCGGCTGCGCCGAGGCCTGCCGCGCGCATAACTGCGCGCTTCTCGGCGGCGAGACTGCGGAGATGCCCGGACTCTACTCTGCGGGTCACTTCGATCTTGCCGGCACGATCGTCGGGATCGTGCCGAAGAATGAAATTCCAGACATCGCGAACGTCGTGCCCGGCGATGCAATCGTGGGCTTGCCCGCCGTCGGCTTGCACACGAACGGCTACTCGCTGGCTCGCGCCTTGATCGGGCAGGCGGAATGGGGCGTGCGCTTTCACGACGGTACGTACGCCGACGCCTTGCTTGCCGAGCACCCGTCGTACTACCGCGCAGTGCGAGCCATCGAAGCGGTCGCTGCGGTCAAAGCGATGGCGCATATTACCGGCGGCGGTTTGTTGGAGAACGTTGCACGAACGCTACCGGCTGGAGTCAAAGCCGTCTTCGAGCAACAGCGCTGGAGCGTTCCGCCGCTCATGCACGAACTCGTGCGCCGCGGCGGTCTCGCGTTCGCGGAGCGTTATCGCGTTCTGAACATGGGCATCGGCTACACCTTGATCGTCCCGTTGGCCGATGCGTCGGCGGCACTGAGCGCAGTCTCCGAGGCGAAGATCGTTGGATGGATCGAAGCGCGAACGGGCGACGAATTGCCGGTCGTGATCCATCCGGCGCGAGACCATGCATGA